A stretch of the Parabacteroides timonensis genome encodes the following:
- a CDS encoding alpha-2-macroglobulin family protein: MKIKAIIVSALILCCLSATIMYTTAAQSKNESKMITEAIQGKNTPQLIKALISRMKEQLEVNEDDFPALIKEVENYAAECKEPASTAVLHSMVAEMYNRYYIQNRWKINQRTDLVGYVPEDIREWTSNLFIQKIKEELNVSLQPAGLLKQTPVSEFKAILETGKDTPALRPTLYDFLAFRALDIAPSTEIYEELIAYLNTQPDKKTVVLTTLDYLSFKYPSLYQEKDRVPYQSALDSLQKVYADKDYSVEIVAARLNALTSAGDYNNPAKQDSLNTIEYNICKETIARFPNYERIGLLKNRLAEMQNPLLRVNTENTIYPGKELNLKVNYRNIPKITVSIYKSLKTPLQTTYYNVKDTSQALGALVKEVTFSLSQPNTYTESDTSLVIPMGDMGLYECIITVPGTQIKTNNLFSVSRLASVSRNMTNGSTEVLVTDYLSGKPISDAAVVYYSGKRNNLQKQGTVKTDRDGLAVLPRQSELMGYQATHREDIYSMLTLVYPGGQIIQNKTKARPQLALFTDRGLYRPGQNLYFKGIAYVNDTETPYAVEGETYKITLRDANWKEVATKELKTDKFGSFNGEFTLPQQTLSGMFTLSTEYTSTSVRVEEYKRPTFFVELLPVKGDISFGDQVTIEGKAQTFSGVSLQSGEVTYRINKQPFWMRSYYIHTSNEQVAEGKTTINSDGKFSFSFTPEKTTEPYNFFPYQSYMVTATLTDSNGETQEATYTFQVGESSIVLDSSIIPLEINKDSANIIVSAQTLNGEKLSIEGNYTIYKLSKTDKVSQRGEDNYKEELIKTGRFTSGKAIDNEAFKQLPSGHYRIKLEVKDSKGRPATAQKDFILYSLHDKRPPIIKPLWIVNEKLDCLPGEEAKILFGSSEKDAYILYELYQDGKCISRKRLVLNNENHLFRIPFLESYGKGIVASFTFVKNGKLYTTQSQIKRQQPDRRLTIKPTTFRDRLLPGSQETWKFRILDADSVPVSAEVLASMYDASLDKILPFSWYFNPERSVYLNIPFFNAGTGMDQKMMYDAGRPDRINIPDYQYDRLNWQGIMDFRNRRAYGGGIMMKSSAAPMMAESLSVEYASDDAATITGGVLEENAVVSQSQKADEGAADTPQETMLQVRENFNETAFFYPALLTNKEGDIELQFTLPESNTTWKFHAVANTSDMKYGLLTKEVISSKPLMVVPNLPRFMRQGDEVSVNTQVINNSKESISGRVSLELFDPATDQPIICLTKSQKTFTLAADSITTASWTFRVPETTNLIGIRIVADSDSGSDGEQHLIPVLSNQLLVTESTPFYLMGENEKQIRLSGNQPSGTRKPFSMTLELTANPIWYAVQALPTLTQPANDNIISWFASYYSNTLANYIATANPRIQKVISQWKAQGGTASTLYSNLEKNQELKNILLQETPWVLAADNETEQKQRLSLLFDLNRAAQQRELALQQLLKQQNEDGAWGWFKGFYPSREITLHILKGMSQLVELGAVQYGQEEKEMQMKALRYLDKQMQSDYERLQQVDKKWQASSPNSLQLEFLFVRSSYRDIPEQGEAREAIRFYTTQAEKTWNKQNLYGKGEIALLMHRNGKKEVASEILAWLRKTATISTEQGMYWANNRRENGFFISPIDTHCLLMKVFNTLSPDSKDTDRMKQWLLNQKRTQNWESVPATLNAIYALLLTGSDWLNDNNTCTVDWGGKTYSTAEGETATGYLKVVLDGKEISSGSNSVSIRKEGNVPAWGAVYEQYFENINKVDKQKGVLNVEKKLFIESNSGTGLQIQPVTDGKLRIGDKVVVRLTIRTDREMDYVFLKDLRAGCFEPADQISGTKFRDGVMYYQSPTDVSENFFFNRLPVGTFVIEYPVYVTRTGEYAGGISTIQCLYAPEFVSHTESETILVK; the protein is encoded by the coding sequence ATGAAGATAAAAGCTATTATTGTTTCCGCATTGATACTCTGCTGTTTGTCAGCAACTATCATGTATACGACAGCGGCACAATCGAAAAATGAAAGCAAAATGATTACCGAAGCCATTCAAGGTAAGAACACACCGCAACTGATCAAAGCTTTGATCAGCCGGATGAAAGAGCAACTCGAAGTGAACGAGGACGACTTTCCTGCGCTTATTAAAGAAGTGGAAAACTATGCAGCCGAATGCAAAGAGCCGGCCTCGACAGCCGTACTCCATTCGATGGTGGCTGAAATGTACAACCGCTATTACATACAGAACCGGTGGAAGATCAACCAACGGACCGACCTGGTCGGTTACGTTCCGGAAGATATCCGCGAATGGACTTCCAATCTCTTCATCCAAAAGATTAAAGAGGAACTAAATGTTTCGCTGCAACCGGCCGGCCTCTTGAAGCAAACACCCGTATCCGAATTCAAGGCAATCCTTGAAACAGGGAAAGATACTCCGGCCCTTCGCCCTACCCTGTATGATTTCCTGGCATTCCGTGCCCTGGATATTGCTCCTTCGACAGAGATATACGAAGAACTGATCGCTTATCTGAATACGCAACCGGATAAAAAGACAGTGGTACTTACCACCCTTGATTACCTTTCGTTCAAATATCCTTCCCTTTATCAGGAAAAGGATAGAGTTCCCTATCAGTCTGCCCTCGATAGCTTGCAGAAAGTGTATGCCGATAAGGATTACTCAGTAGAAATCGTTGCCGCCCGGTTAAATGCACTGACGTCTGCCGGCGACTATAACAACCCGGCAAAACAGGATTCCCTTAATACAATAGAATACAATATTTGTAAGGAAACTATTGCCCGTTTCCCGAACTACGAACGGATCGGCCTATTAAAGAACCGGTTGGCGGAAATGCAAAATCCGCTGTTACGCGTCAATACAGAGAATACAATCTATCCGGGAAAAGAACTGAACCTGAAAGTAAATTACAGGAATATCCCCAAGATCACCGTTAGTATATACAAAAGTCTGAAAACACCTTTGCAGACAACCTATTATAATGTAAAAGACACCAGCCAGGCACTCGGTGCACTCGTTAAAGAGGTTACTTTCTCTTTATCGCAGCCCAACACATACACAGAGTCGGACACAAGCCTTGTTATCCCGATGGGAGATATGGGATTGTACGAATGTATCATTACGGTTCCCGGTACGCAGATAAAGACCAACAACCTGTTCAGCGTGAGTCGTCTGGCCAGTGTTTCACGTAATATGACCAACGGTTCCACAGAAGTTCTGGTAACAGACTACCTGAGTGGAAAACCGATAAGCGATGCTGCCGTCGTTTACTATTCCGGGAAACGCAACAATCTGCAGAAGCAGGGAACAGTGAAAACAGACCGTGACGGATTAGCCGTTCTTCCCCGCCAAAGCGAATTGATGGGTTATCAGGCTACGCACCGCGAAGATATTTATTCAATGCTGACACTTGTTTATCCGGGCGGACAGATCATTCAAAATAAAACAAAAGCCCGTCCGCAACTGGCTCTGTTCACCGACCGGGGATTGTATCGTCCGGGACAAAACCTCTACTTTAAAGGTATAGCTTATGTCAACGATACAGAAACACCATACGCCGTAGAAGGAGAAACCTATAAGATCACTTTACGGGATGCCAATTGGAAAGAAGTGGCAACCAAAGAGTTGAAGACCGACAAATTCGGTTCTTTCAACGGCGAATTTACATTGCCTCAGCAGACTCTTAGCGGAATGTTCACCCTTTCCACCGAGTATACCAGCACCAGCGTACGTGTGGAAGAATACAAACGCCCGACTTTCTTTGTCGAGCTATTGCCTGTCAAAGGAGATATTTCTTTCGGCGACCAGGTGACGATCGAAGGGAAAGCACAGACTTTCTCCGGCGTTTCCCTGCAAAGCGGAGAAGTGACTTACCGTATTAACAAGCAGCCTTTCTGGATGCGCAGCTATTACATTCACACTTCCAACGAGCAAGTAGCGGAAGGAAAAACGACTATTAACAGCGATGGAAAGTTCTCGTTCAGCTTCACACCGGAAAAGACAACCGAGCCATATAACTTCTTCCCCTACCAAAGCTATATGGTAACAGCAACACTGACCGACAGCAACGGAGAAACACAGGAAGCAACCTATACTTTCCAGGTGGGAGAGAGCAGTATCGTTTTGGACTCTAGCATAATACCTTTGGAAATAAATAAAGACTCCGCCAATATAATCGTATCGGCACAAACTCTGAATGGTGAAAAACTATCCATAGAGGGGAATTATACAATCTATAAATTAAGTAAAACAGATAAAGTATCCCAACGTGGAGAAGATAACTATAAAGAGGAATTAATAAAAACCGGTCGTTTCACTTCGGGTAAAGCGATCGACAACGAGGCTTTCAAGCAATTACCGTCCGGCCATTACCGTATCAAGCTGGAAGTGAAAGATTCGAAAGGCCGGCCTGCAACTGCACAAAAAGATTTTATCCTATATAGCCTGCACGATAAAAGGCCTCCGATAATCAAACCGCTCTGGATTGTAAACGAAAAACTCGATTGCCTGCCAGGCGAAGAAGCCAAAATATTATTCGGCTCGTCCGAAAAGGATGCCTATATCCTTTATGAATTGTATCAGGATGGCAAATGTATTTCACGTAAACGGTTGGTATTAAACAATGAGAACCATCTTTTCCGTATCCCATTCCTGGAAAGCTATGGAAAAGGTATTGTTGCCAGCTTCACCTTCGTAAAGAACGGAAAGTTGTACACCACCCAGTCGCAAATCAAACGCCAGCAACCGGACCGCCGTCTGACTATTAAACCGACGACCTTCCGCGACCGTCTGCTGCCGGGTAGCCAGGAAACCTGGAAATTCCGCATACTGGATGCTGATTCCGTTCCCGTTAGTGCAGAGGTACTGGCAAGCATGTACGACGCCTCACTGGATAAGATTTTACCGTTCAGCTGGTACTTCAATCCGGAACGTTCTGTTTACCTGAACATTCCATTCTTTAATGCAGGAACCGGTATGGATCAGAAAATGATGTATGATGCCGGAAGACCTGATCGTATTAATATACCTGATTATCAGTATGACCGCTTGAACTGGCAAGGCATTATGGATTTCAGAAACCGTAGAGCTTATGGCGGAGGTATCATGATGAAATCGTCGGCTGCCCCGATGATGGCAGAATCCCTGTCTGTTGAATATGCATCGGATGATGCCGCAACGATTACCGGAGGTGTACTGGAAGAAAATGCAGTTGTATCACAGTCGCAGAAAGCGGATGAAGGCGCAGCGGATACACCGCAGGAAACAATGTTACAGGTAAGGGAGAACTTTAATGAAACAGCATTCTTCTACCCTGCCCTCTTGACGAACAAAGAAGGTGATATAGAGCTGCAATTCACTTTACCGGAAAGCAATACGACCTGGAAGTTCCACGCTGTGGCTAACACATCCGATATGAAATACGGTCTGTTGACAAAAGAAGTGATCAGCAGTAAGCCGTTGATGGTCGTGCCGAATCTCCCGCGCTTCATGCGCCAGGGTGACGAAGTGTCTGTCAATACACAGGTGATAAACAATTCAAAGGAATCTATCTCTGGACGAGTAAGCCTCGAATTATTTGATCCGGCAACCGATCAGCCAATTATCTGTTTAACCAAGTCGCAGAAAACATTCACACTGGCTGCCGACAGTATTACGACAGCTTCATGGACATTCCGCGTGCCGGAAACAACCAACCTGATCGGAATACGTATCGTAGCCGACTCGGATTCAGGCAGCGATGGCGAACAACACCTGATCCCAGTCCTATCGAACCAGTTGCTTGTTACGGAAAGCACGCCGTTCTACCTGATGGGAGAAAACGAAAAGCAGATCCGGTTATCCGGCAATCAACCCTCCGGAACCCGTAAGCCGTTCAGTATGACACTGGAACTGACAGCCAACCCGATCTGGTATGCCGTACAGGCCCTGCCGACGTTAACGCAGCCGGCCAACGATAATATCATTTCATGGTTCGCTTCGTATTACAGCAACACACTGGCTAACTATATCGCTACTGCCAATCCGCGCATACAGAAAGTGATCAGCCAGTGGAAGGCCCAGGGAGGAACAGCTTCAACCCTGTATTCAAACCTGGAAAAGAACCAGGAACTGAAAAATATCCTGCTTCAAGAAACGCCGTGGGTACTGGCTGCCGACAACGAAACAGAGCAGAAACAACGGTTATCCTTGTTGTTCGACCTGAATCGTGCTGCCCAGCAACGCGAACTGGCTTTGCAACAACTGTTGAAGCAACAGAATGAAGACGGCGCATGGGGATGGTTCAAAGGCTTCTATCCCAGCCGCGAGATCACACTGCATATCCTGAAAGGAATGTCACAATTGGTAGAACTGGGTGCCGTTCAATACGGACAAGAAGAAAAAGAGATGCAGATGAAGGCACTCAGGTATCTGGACAAACAGATGCAATCGGATTACGAACGCCTGCAACAAGTCGATAAGAAGTGGCAGGCCAGTTCACCGAACTCATTGCAACTGGAATTCTTATTCGTCCGTAGCTCTTACCGGGATATACCTGAACAGGGTGAGGCCCGCGAAGCGATTCGTTTCTACACGACACAGGCTGAAAAAACATGGAATAAACAGAACCTTTACGGTAAAGGAGAAATTGCCCTATTAATGCACCGGAACGGTAAAAAGGAAGTGGCCAGCGAGATACTTGCCTGGTTGCGTAAAACAGCTACCATCTCTACCGAACAGGGCATGTATTGGGCGAACAACCGGAGAGAGAACGGTTTCTTTATCTCCCCGATCGATACGCATTGTCTGTTGATGAAAGTATTCAATACTTTATCGCCGGACTCTAAAGATACCGACCGCATGAAGCAATGGTTATTGAACCAGAAACGTACTCAGAACTGGGAGTCGGTTCCTGCTACACTGAATGCGATCTACGCCCTATTATTGACCGGAAGTGACTGGCTGAATGATAACAATACCTGTACCGTCGACTGGGGAGGTAAAACATACAGCACAGCCGAAGGTGAAACGGCAACCGGTTATCTGAAGGTCGTACTGGACGGAAAAGAAATTTCTTCCGGAAGCAATTCCGTTTCCATCCGAAAGGAAGGAAATGTACCTGCCTGGGGAGCCGTTTACGAACAGTACTTCGAAAATATAAATAAGGTAGATAAACAGAAGGGGGTACTCAACGTTGAAAAGAAATTGTTCATCGAAAGCAATAGCGGCACCGGCCTGCAGATACAGCCGGTAACCGACGGTAAACTTCGCATAGGCGACAAAGTAGTAGTACGCCTGACTATCCGCACGGATCGTGAAATGGATTATGTATTCCTGAAAGACTTACGGGCAGGATGTTTCGAACCGGCCGACCAGATTTCAGGAACGAAATTCAGAGACGGAGTAATGTATTACCAGTCACCGACAGACGTATCGGAGAACTTCTTCTTTAACCGTCTGCCGGTAGGAACCTTCGTTATCGAATATCCGGTTTACGTAACACGTACAGGAGAATATGCAGGTGGAATCAGTACAATTCAATGCCTGTACGCTCCCGAATTTGTTTCGCATACGGAAAGCGAGACAATCCTGGTTAAGTAA
- a CDS encoding dihydrofolate reductase, with product MSTISIIAAIAENNAIGKNNKLLWRLPADMRRFKDLTTGHAVIMGRKTFESLPKGPLPNRKNVVLTTLPEAGFVNCFACESMGAALDICEKEDEIFILGGALVYRQALRIADKMYITRVHGEFKDADTFFPVVNWDMWEEVERQEFPADAKHAYPYTFLTYHRKK from the coding sequence ATGAGTACAATTTCAATCATCGCTGCCATAGCAGAAAACAACGCTATCGGTAAAAACAATAAATTGTTGTGGCGTCTGCCAGCCGATATGAGACGTTTTAAAGATTTGACGACAGGACACGCCGTGATCATGGGACGTAAGACATTTGAGTCGTTGCCGAAAGGGCCGCTTCCCAACCGCAAAAATGTAGTCCTGACTACTTTGCCGGAAGCAGGATTTGTAAATTGTTTCGCTTGCGAATCAATGGGTGCAGCATTAGATATCTGCGAGAAAGAAGATGAAATATTCATCCTGGGGGGTGCATTGGTTTATCGCCAGGCATTGCGTATAGCAGATAAGATGTACATCACACGCGTACATGGAGAATTTAAGGATGCCGACACATTCTTCCCTGTGGTAAACTGGGATATGTGGGAAGAAGTGGAACGCCAAGAATTCCCGGCTGACGCTAAACATGCTTATCCGTATACGTTCCTTACTTATCACCGTAAGAAATAA
- a CDS encoding thymidylate synthase, with protein MKQYLELLDRVLAEGVRKEDRTGTGTQSIFGHQMRFNLEEGFPLLTTKKLHLKSIIYELLWFLQGDTNAKYLQDHGVRIWNEWADTDGNLGHIYGFQWRSWPDYKGGSIDQISEAVETIKHNPDSRRIIVSAWNVGDLDNMNLPPCHAFFQFYVANGRLSLQMYQRSADIFLGVPFNIASYALLLQMMAQATGLIAGDFVHTLGDAHIYSNHLEQVKLQLTREPRPLPRMEINPDVKSIFDFKYEDFNLTGYDPHPHIKGEVAV; from the coding sequence ATGAAACAGTATTTAGAATTGCTCGATCGCGTATTAGCCGAAGGAGTCAGGAAGGAAGACCGCACAGGAACGGGTACACAAAGTATCTTTGGCCACCAAATGCGATTCAATCTGGAAGAGGGATTTCCTCTCCTTACGACCAAGAAGCTACATCTGAAGTCTATCATATACGAACTGCTCTGGTTCTTACAGGGAGATACGAATGCAAAGTACCTGCAGGATCATGGTGTACGTATCTGGAATGAATGGGCGGATACCGACGGCAACCTGGGGCATATCTATGGATTCCAGTGGCGCTCGTGGCCAGACTACAAAGGCGGTTCTATCGACCAGATCAGCGAAGCCGTCGAGACAATCAAACACAATCCCGACTCACGGAGGATCATTGTCAGTGCCTGGAATGTGGGCGACCTCGACAACATGAACCTTCCGCCATGTCATGCTTTCTTTCAATTTTATGTAGCGAACGGACGCCTGAGTCTGCAAATGTATCAGCGCAGTGCCGATATATTCCTCGGTGTTCCTTTTAACATCGCTTCCTACGCTTTACTTTTACAAATGATGGCACAAGCCACAGGACTTATTGCCGGTGATTTCGTTCACACGCTGGGTGATGCACATATATACAGCAATCATCTCGAACAGGTAAAGTTGCAGCTTACCCGTGAGCCGCGTCCCCTTCCCCGGATGGAGATCAATCCGGATGTAAAAAGTATCTTCGACTTTAAATACGAAGACTTCAATCTGACCGGTTACGACCCGCATCCGCACATCAAAGGAGAAGTGGCGGTCTGA